Proteins encoded in a region of the Candidatus Omnitrophota bacterium genome:
- a CDS encoding helix-turn-helix domain-containing protein, which yields MVSPVMTVEELAEYLKMKVVTIYKHAQEGKIPGFKVGSKWRFKKETIDEWIKNQEEMGHK from the coding sequence ATGGTTAGCCCAGTTATGACAGTCGAAGAGTTGGCCGAGTACCTAAAAATGAAGGTTGTAACGATTTATAAGCATGCACAGGAAGGCAAAATTCCGGGGTTCAAGGTCGGATCCAAATGGCGCTTTAAGAAAGAAACTATCGACGAATGGATCAAAAACCAGGAAGAGATGGGGCACAAATAG
- a CDS encoding phosphatidylglycerophosphatase A — translation MFLITGNKLKKIHRLISTAFGLGYFPVAPGTAGSVAGLALCLLLHKYVFLYIAVFIILFVLGLVSSGKFETEIGIQDASFIVIDEFACIFLVYLGLPINVPLVVAGFLLYRIIDIIKLPPMKSLENLKWGWGIMLDDLVAAIYSNILLHTFIYFHAKLLGQG, via the coding sequence ATCTTTTTAATAACGGGGAATAAATTGAAAAAAATCCATCGATTGATATCAACGGCCTTTGGGCTCGGGTATTTTCCCGTAGCACCTGGGACTGCGGGGAGCGTTGCCGGTCTTGCTTTATGTCTTTTGCTGCATAAATACGTCTTCCTGTATATAGCAGTCTTCATAATATTATTCGTTCTTGGTCTGGTGTCGTCGGGTAAATTCGAAACTGAGATAGGCATACAAGATGCTTCGTTCATCGTCATTGACGAGTTCGCGTGTATTTTTTTAGTTTATCTTGGCCTTCCTATTAATGTTCCACTTGTTGTTGCGGGGTTCCTACTTTACAGGATAATAGATATAATTAAATTGCCTCCTATGAAGTCCCTTGAAAACCTAAAGTGGGGTTGGGGTATAATGTTAGACGATCTTGTAGCCGCGATTTATTCCAATATCCTCCTTCATACGTTCATATATTTTCACGCCAAATTGTTAGGCCAGGGATAG
- the pgsA gene encoding CDP-diacylglycerol--glycerol-3-phosphate 3-phosphatidyltransferase: protein MNTPNKITVTRIILAFIFMIALFSSGLAWKIVALVIFLVAAATDYLDGYLAKKYGNITNFGKIMDPVADKVLTLSAFLAFVEMKLVPAWMVVVIILRELLITSIRLRALMKREVLAAGLAGKHKTVSQMLSILVILIFIVIKEAGVSVFGFWNDSFEYWYRQLIFILMLVTVALTIISGASYLIGNKKYLFNNGE, encoded by the coding sequence ATGAATACCCCGAACAAGATAACCGTTACCAGGATAATCCTGGCGTTTATCTTTATGATAGCCTTATTCTCAAGTGGCCTTGCATGGAAAATAGTGGCCCTGGTGATATTCCTGGTGGCGGCCGCCACGGACTATCTGGACGGGTATCTGGCCAAAAAATACGGCAATATCACGAACTTCGGGAAGATAATGGACCCGGTCGCCGATAAAGTTCTTACACTTTCCGCTTTTTTGGCTTTTGTCGAAATGAAGCTTGTGCCGGCCTGGATGGTTGTTGTGATCATCCTCCGGGAACTTCTTATTACCAGCATACGTCTTAGAGCACTTATGAAACGCGAGGTGCTTGCTGCTGGCCTGGCCGGTAAACACAAGACGGTTTCTCAGATGTTATCCATATTAGTGATACTCATCTTCATAGTAATAAAGGAAGCAGGAGTTTCGGTGTTCGGTTTCTGGAACGATTCTTTTGAATACTGGTACCGTCAGCTGATTTTTATCCTGATGCTGGTGACTGTTGCACTCACGATAATCAGCGGGGCGTCGTATCTTATAGGTAACAAGAAATATCTTTTTAATAACGGGGAATAA
- the rimO gene encoding 30S ribosomal protein S12 methylthiotransferase RimO yields MKKIYLFSLGCPRNLVDSEVLLALLEKKGYEIAEEPENADVAIVNTCGFIEDAKQESVNTILQLADLKKTSELEKIVVTGCLSQRYPDELLDQIAEIDGIFGTSDFREIPGKIELLYSGERVRAVRDRPEFLYDDTDQRKLITPHHFAYVKIQEGCSNRCTYCIIPELKGPRRSRTMPSVLEEIKYVRDHFGVKEIVLIGQDTTSFGIDRLGKSELAGLIREAAPLMHDGWLRVLYTHPVQFTDELIEVIATTSNVCSYVDLPIQHINDAILRKMNRRVDKRAIVDLIQRIRKKIDSVVLRTSVIVGFPGESEKQFGELMDFLLETRFERMGAFIYSREEGTAAFEYKEQVPEQIKRERFDKVMALQQRISAENNMKFFGKTLDVLIEEKDPSEKDIFFGRSCMDAPEVDGMVYVKGTDLKVGEFRKVRISGTLEYDLIGEAL; encoded by the coding sequence ATGAAAAAGATCTACCTTTTCAGTCTCGGTTGTCCCCGTAATCTTGTTGACAGCGAGGTCCTTCTCGCCCTGCTTGAAAAAAAGGGCTACGAGATCGCAGAGGAGCCCGAGAACGCAGACGTAGCAATCGTCAATACATGCGGGTTCATCGAGGACGCAAAACAGGAATCCGTTAATACCATCCTACAGCTTGCAGATCTTAAAAAAACATCAGAACTAGAAAAAATCGTAGTTACCGGCTGTCTTTCCCAGAGATATCCTGATGAATTGCTGGACCAGATAGCGGAGATCGACGGTATTTTCGGCACGTCTGATTTCAGGGAGATCCCGGGGAAAATAGAACTTTTATATTCTGGAGAAAGGGTAAGGGCCGTAAGAGACCGCCCTGAGTTCCTTTATGACGATACGGATCAGCGTAAACTCATCACTCCTCATCATTTCGCCTATGTCAAGATACAGGAAGGCTGTTCAAACAGGTGCACTTACTGCATCATTCCCGAGCTGAAAGGTCCCAGACGCAGCAGGACGATGCCATCAGTGCTGGAAGAGATAAAATATGTTCGCGATCATTTCGGTGTTAAGGAAATAGTTCTTATCGGGCAGGATACTACCTCTTTCGGTATTGACAGGTTGGGAAAGAGCGAACTTGCGGGATTGATCCGGGAAGCAGCTCCTCTTATGCATGATGGATGGTTGAGGGTTCTTTACACGCATCCTGTACAGTTCACCGATGAGCTCATAGAGGTGATAGCTACTACTAGTAACGTGTGCAGTTATGTGGATCTGCCGATACAGCATATAAACGATGCGATCTTACGGAAAATGAATCGTCGTGTGGACAAAAGAGCTATCGTTGATCTTATACAACGGATACGGAAGAAGATAGATAGTGTTGTTCTGCGGACCTCCGTGATAGTGGGGTTCCCGGGAGAGAGCGAAAAACAATTCGGGGAACTAATGGATTTTCTCCTGGAGACCAGATTTGAGCGCATGGGAGCCTTTATCTATTCGCGCGAGGAGGGAACGGCCGCTTTCGAATACAAAGAACAGGTGCCTGAACAGATCAAGCGGGAAAGGTTCGATAAGGTGATGGCTCTTCAGCAGAGGATATCTGCCGAGAACAACATGAAGTTCTTCGGTAAGACCCTTGACGTATTGATCGAAGAGAAAGATCCGTCCGAGAAGGATATTTTTTTCGGGCGCTCCTGCATGGATGCTCCTGAAGTGGATGGGATGGTTTATGTCAAGGGCACAGATCTCAAGGTCGGCGAATTCAGGAAGGTCCGTATCAGCGGAACGCTAGAATATGATCTTATAGGAGAAGCTCTATGA
- a CDS encoding DUF4115 domain-containing protein, with product MVTPKEIGARFRQAREKIGISVEEASNRSRIHPNIITDIEKGVLDRLNKLYMRSFMKKYASFLGFDAKTEIEQFDLLFSENTKQEFTIGGEKEEKKRTYPAPPKLPSVSKDQLMRLLVAVAAIALLVLMFVLVGMLRTKISLMKQKRAQLLPKKTESTEQVSRMVEQTVADPEKTQKMTGNERNANNFASRQRSSSEEGSVRLTLRSRGDAWIRVSHGGDVLFDGTLHDGDSKSWSAEGTINVWTGKAERLDFIVNDHKISKVAKGVVKNIKVSSEGIMVGDDWATRF from the coding sequence ATGGTGACGCCTAAAGAGATCGGTGCCAGGTTCCGGCAGGCGAGAGAGAAGATCGGCATCAGCGTAGAAGAGGCCAGTAACCGCAGCCGCATACACCCTAATATTATCACTGATATCGAAAAGGGCGTGCTGGACAGGCTGAACAAGCTGTATATGAGAAGCTTCATGAAAAAGTACGCCTCCTTTCTCGGGTTCGACGCTAAAACCGAGATCGAGCAGTTCGACCTGCTCTTCTCCGAAAACACCAAGCAGGAATTCACTATTGGGGGCGAGAAGGAGGAAAAAAAGAGAACGTATCCCGCTCCTCCTAAATTGCCTTCTGTTTCCAAGGACCAGTTGATGAGGTTACTTGTTGCCGTAGCCGCTATAGCACTTCTAGTGCTCATGTTCGTTCTCGTTGGCATGCTGAGGACGAAGATCTCACTAATGAAACAGAAAAGGGCGCAGCTTCTTCCGAAAAAAACTGAATCTACCGAACAGGTCTCCCGCATGGTGGAGCAGACAGTTGCTGACCCTGAAAAGACCCAGAAAATGACCGGGAACGAAAGGAACGCGAATAACTTCGCTTCCCGCCAAAGATCTTCGTCCGAGGAGGGTTCTGTCAGGCTCACCTTGCGGTCGCGGGGGGATGCATGGATAAGGGTTTCACATGGGGGAGATGTTCTATTTGACGGGACTCTGCATGACGGGGATTCAAAGTCATGGTCGGCCGAGGGGACTATAAATGTCTGGACGGGAAAAGCCGAACGCCTTGATTTTATCGTTAATGACCACAAGATCAGCAAGGTCGCAAAGGGCGTCGTAAAGAACATTAAGGTATCTTCAGAAGGGATTATGGTGGGGGACGACTGGGCAACCCGCTTTTAA
- a CDS encoding dUTP diphosphatase, whose amino-acid sequence MKVNIKRKESARDLPIPTYATSGSAGVDLYADVEGEVSIAPGEIKLISCGIYVEVPEGYEAQIRPRSGLALKHGITLVNTPGTIDSDYRGLVNLIVTNVGKETFTVQRGHRLAQMMIREVIYADFIEAEQLGQTERAHGGFGHTGI is encoded by the coding sequence ATAAAAGTTAATATAAAACGCAAAGAAAGCGCGAGGGACCTGCCGATCCCGACCTATGCTACAAGCGGTTCCGCAGGCGTTGATCTTTACGCCGATGTGGAAGGAGAAGTGTCCATAGCACCCGGAGAGATCAAGCTCATCTCCTGCGGGATATATGTCGAAGTTCCCGAGGGCTATGAGGCGCAGATCAGGCCCAGGAGCGGCCTTGCTTTAAAGCACGGTATAACGCTGGTCAATACCCCCGGCACCATTGATAGCGATTACCGCGGTCTGGTCAACCTCATCGTCACAAATGTCGGAAAAGAGACTTTCACCGTGCAGCGGGGCCATCGGCTGGCCCAGATGATGATACGCGAAGTGATTTACGCGGATTTCATTGAGGCAGAACAGCTCGGCCAGACCGAACGCGCACACGGAGGTTTCGGCCATACGGGAATATGA
- the pnp gene encoding polyribonucleotide nucleotidyltransferase translates to MNEFNLKLGNEELIVSTGKLAKQADGSVTVQYGGTMVLVTSVCSRQPREGLDFFPLTVEYQEKTFAAGKIPGGFFKREGRPSQKAILTSRMIDRPIRPLFPEGMTNEVQVVATVLSSDGKNDSDILGVIGASTALTISDIPFNGPIGCVRVGLVEDNFVINPTFAEMEKSDLDLVVVGNDESVVMLESGANELSEEKMVEAIKFGHEQLKPQLDLQRKLAEKIGKPKREDISYVEVNEELYQRIKEKAQDKLKQIMQLSEKQQRVEGLADLQNKLVEEEGSAEDEDIESDVKRALHRIEKDVLRQIILEENKRVDGRRFDEIRQISSEINALPRTHGSGLFTRGETQALAVTTLGTAADEQRVDSLEGESFKSFMLHYNFPPFSVGDVRPMRGPGRREIGHGALAEKALTPVIPSKEEFPYTIRLVSEILESNGSSSMASVCAGSLSLMASGVPVKAAVSGIAMGLVKEETNYAILTDIAGAEDHFGDMDFKVAGTKDGVTAVQMDLKIKGIDFDILKNAFEQAKAARMKILDNMTQTIPEPLNEIAPNAPRIVTLTIKPDKIRDVIGSGGKVIRGIIAETGADINIEDDGTCQVASSDKESLDKAIEIIEGIIEEPEIGKVYDATVVNITNFGAFVEFLPKKEGLVHVSELSKDYVKEVTDVVKEGDKVKVKLIGIDDQGRVKLSMKQVEEDKS, encoded by the coding sequence ATGAATGAATTTAATCTTAAGTTAGGCAACGAAGAACTCATAGTAAGTACCGGCAAACTCGCAAAACAGGCGGATGGATCTGTTACTGTCCAATATGGAGGGACGATGGTGCTCGTTACCAGCGTGTGTTCCCGCCAGCCAAGGGAAGGGCTGGATTTTTTCCCTTTGACGGTGGAATACCAGGAGAAGACGTTCGCTGCGGGCAAGATACCCGGGGGCTTCTTCAAGAGAGAAGGGCGTCCCTCTCAGAAAGCTATTCTGACCTCGCGTATGATAGACAGGCCCATACGTCCACTTTTCCCGGAGGGGATGACCAACGAGGTGCAGGTAGTGGCTACCGTGCTCTCTTCTGACGGCAAGAATGATTCGGATATACTCGGGGTTATCGGGGCTTCGACCGCGCTTACAATATCGGACATACCCTTTAACGGACCTATCGGTTGTGTAAGGGTCGGGCTTGTGGAAGATAATTTCGTAATAAATCCCACTTTCGCTGAAATGGAAAAGTCCGATCTGGACCTGGTCGTTGTTGGCAATGACGAAAGTGTCGTAATGCTGGAGTCAGGAGCTAATGAACTCAGTGAAGAGAAAATGGTCGAGGCTATCAAATTCGGTCATGAACAGCTTAAACCCCAGCTTGACCTGCAGAGAAAGCTGGCCGAAAAGATAGGCAAACCCAAAAGGGAAGATATCAGCTATGTCGAGGTGAACGAGGAACTTTACCAGAGAATAAAGGAAAAGGCCCAAGACAAGCTCAAGCAGATCATGCAGCTTTCCGAGAAACAGCAAAGGGTCGAAGGGCTCGCTGATCTTCAGAATAAACTAGTTGAAGAGGAAGGTTCCGCGGAAGATGAGGACATCGAATCCGATGTTAAAAGGGCTCTTCATAGGATAGAGAAGGATGTTCTCAGGCAGATCATACTTGAAGAAAACAAGCGTGTTGACGGCAGGCGATTCGATGAGATAAGGCAGATCTCCAGCGAAATAAACGCACTGCCGCGGACTCACGGTTCGGGTCTTTTTACCCGGGGTGAGACCCAGGCTCTTGCCGTGACGACTCTGGGGACCGCAGCCGACGAACAACGCGTTGACTCATTGGAAGGGGAATCATTCAAGTCTTTCATGCTTCACTATAATTTTCCGCCCTTCAGCGTCGGGGATGTACGCCCCATGCGCGGACCAGGCAGGAGAGAGATAGGCCACGGCGCCCTTGCTGAAAAGGCTTTGACGCCTGTGATTCCCTCCAAGGAAGAGTTCCCTTATACCATCAGGCTCGTTTCAGAGATACTCGAATCCAACGGATCCAGTTCCATGGCTTCCGTGTGCGCGGGCTCTCTTTCCCTGATGGCCAGTGGTGTTCCCGTAAAAGCTGCTGTTAGCGGCATTGCGATGGGACTGGTAAAGGAGGAAACCAACTACGCCATACTTACGGATATCGCCGGTGCCGAGGACCATTTCGGGGACATGGATTTCAAGGTCGCCGGAACAAAAGACGGAGTAACAGCGGTACAGATGGACCTGAAAATAAAGGGCATTGATTTCGATATCCTCAAAAACGCTTTCGAACAGGCCAAAGCGGCACGGATGAAGATCCTAGATAATATGACACAGACGATTCCTGAACCGCTTAATGAGATAGCTCCCAACGCTCCCAGAATAGTAACGCTGACGATCAAGCCCGACAAGATCAGGGATGTTATCGGTTCCGGAGGCAAGGTCATACGTGGCATAATAGCCGAAACCGGCGCGGACATAAATATCGAGGATGACGGAACTTGCCAGGTGGCCTCATCGGACAAAGAATCTCTTGATAAGGCCATTGAGATCATCGAAGGAATTATCGAAGAGCCTGAAATAGGCAAAGTGTATGATGCCACGGTAGTTAATATAACCAATTTCGGAGCTTTTGTCGAATTCCTTCCGAAGAAAGAAGGGCTGGTGCATGTTTCTGAGCTTTCCAAGGATTATGTTAAGGAAGTGACCGACGTGGTCAAGGAAGGGGATAAGGTCAAGGTGAAACTGATCGGTATAGATGATCAGGGCCGCGTCAAACTCAGTATGAAGCAAGTTGAAGAAGATAAAAGTTAA
- the rpsO gene encoding 30S ribosomal protein S15, with protein MSIVKEKKQEIIKEFKQHDSDTGSPEVQIAILTERISNLTEHFKKHKKDHHSRRGLLLLINKRRKLLTYLKSSNNEKYQELIKRLGLRK; from the coding sequence ATGTCTATAGTAAAGGAAAAAAAACAGGAGATAATAAAAGAATTCAAACAGCATGACAGTGATACCGGTTCTCCGGAGGTGCAGATAGCTATTTTGACCGAACGCATCAGTAATCTCACGGAGCACTTCAAAAAACACAAGAAGGATCATCATTCCAGAAGGGGACTTTTGCTCCTGATCAATAAAAGAAGAAAACTATTAACTTATCTAAAATCCTCTAATAACGAAAAATATCAAGAGCTTATCAAAAGGCTGGGACTCAGGAAATAA
- a CDS encoding bifunctional riboflavin kinase/FAD synthetase, whose product MKVLYGYRNLEKKLKDPIIAIGIFDGIHLGHKRVIKRLLGAGRPEQEKVIVTFDPHPQSVLRPDKRPPRIMSLAHRLFILEKMGIHAVVVIRFTNYIASMSPEDFVKKVIGGTGSRKVFVGKNFHFGSGKSGNVDKLKQIGQKYGVDVRIVEPVKKGGKIVSSTWLRKLIRSGRLEKAEKLLRRPVSVLGTVVRGDELGKKLGKPTANIDPHQEVIPPTGVYAVKVDIEGVLYDGVLNIGFKPTFYGTRLKKRKEPRIEVHIMDYEGNLYGRNIEIFFIKKLRKERQYRSSQSLIEQITKDIQSAEKILNSKKILWKIRRYKYL is encoded by the coding sequence ATGAAAGTATTATACGGTTACAGGAATCTTGAGAAGAAACTCAAAGACCCGATAATAGCGATAGGTATCTTTGACGGGATACATCTTGGTCACAAGCGTGTCATAAAACGACTTCTTGGGGCCGGAAGACCCGAACAGGAAAAGGTCATAGTTACCTTCGACCCTCATCCACAGTCGGTTCTAAGGCCCGATAAAAGGCCTCCCCGGATAATGTCTCTTGCTCATCGTTTGTTCATACTTGAGAAAATGGGGATACATGCTGTGGTGGTCATCCGGTTCACCAATTATATCGCGTCGATGTCGCCTGAAGATTTCGTTAAAAAGGTAATTGGAGGCACAGGCTCCAGAAAGGTCTTCGTGGGGAAGAACTTTCATTTCGGGAGCGGAAAGAGCGGGAATGTCGATAAGCTAAAGCAGATAGGTCAAAAATACGGTGTGGATGTCAGGATCGTCGAGCCGGTTAAAAAAGGCGGGAAAATAGTTAGTAGCACCTGGCTCAGGAAGCTTATTAGATCAGGAAGATTGGAAAAAGCGGAAAAACTCCTAAGGCGGCCGGTATCCGTCCTCGGCACGGTGGTAAGAGGTGACGAACTTGGCAAAAAACTCGGCAAACCCACCGCCAACATCGATCCCCATCAGGAGGTCATACCCCCTACGGGAGTTTACGCAGTAAAGGTCGATATCGAGGGGGTGCTTTATGACGGGGTTCTTAACATCGGGTTTAAACCGACCTTTTACGGCACAAGATTAAAAAAAAGAAAGGAACCACGCATAGAAGTTCATATCATGGACTATGAAGGGAACCTTTACGGGCGGAATATTGAGATATTTTTCATAAAGAAACTTCGCAAAGAGAGGCAGTACAGAAGCAGTCAGTCTCTCATCGAGCAGATCACAAAGGATATCCAGAGTGCGGAAAAGATCCTCAACAGCAAGAAAATACTCTGGAAGATAAGGCGCTACAAGTATTTGTGA
- the truB gene encoding tRNA pseudouridine(55) synthase TruB yields the protein MQDTAGILIVDKEKGMTSHDVVQAVRRRFGIKKVGHAGTLDPNATGVLVLLLGRATKLSSRYSADEKEYLAVMKLGEKTDTGDSCGKIIERAEVRVSPEELSAAARSFIGESYQTPPMVSAKKVNGKRLYKLARKGLEVKRKPQKIFIEKIEIIESAMPFATFSVICSKGTYIRQLAEDIGEKLGCGAHLTELRRTRSGTFTLEGSARYSDLVRMTGDDLNESIIRLQES from the coding sequence ATGCAGGATACGGCCGGTATACTGATAGTTGACAAGGAAAAGGGAATGACCAGTCATGATGTCGTGCAGGCGGTGCGAAGGCGCTTCGGCATCAAGAAGGTAGGGCACGCCGGGACACTTGATCCGAACGCAACGGGCGTGCTCGTTCTTTTGCTGGGCAGGGCAACGAAACTCTCCAGCAGGTATTCAGCCGACGAAAAAGAATATCTTGCTGTCATGAAACTCGGAGAGAAGACCGATACGGGCGACAGTTGCGGAAAGATCATAGAAAGAGCGGAGGTACGGGTATCCCCTGAAGAGCTGAGCGCTGCCGCCCGTTCGTTCATTGGCGAGTCTTACCAGACCCCTCCAATGGTCTCGGCAAAGAAGGTTAACGGCAAAAGATTGTACAAGCTTGCCAGGAAGGGGCTGGAAGTAAAGAGAAAGCCGCAGAAGATATTCATCGAGAAGATCGAGATTATTGAATCGGCCATGCCTTTTGCAACATTCAGCGTGATATGCAGTAAGGGCACTTATATCAGGCAGCTTGCCGAAGATATCGGCGAGAAGCTGGGCTGCGGTGCGCATCTTACAGAGCTGAGGCGTACCAGGTCCGGTACATTCACTCTGGAAGGTTCGGCGCGCTATTCCGATCTAGTGCGCATGACCGGGGATGATTTGAATGAAAGTATTATACGGTTACAGGAATCTTGA
- a CDS encoding bifunctional oligoribonuclease/PAP phosphatase NrnA, whose amino-acid sequence MVMNKDNMKNVIRQLKKRDNFLVMAHVNPEGDSIGSQIAMQRLLEKWGKKAVVVDHDEVPDNLRFLKGAEAIQPEVPAGFSPETLVILDCPVRERTGDIPRLGEEKGFIINIDHHVSNEYFGDANWVEAGASSVGEMIYILARETNTEIDIEIAEAIYTAIITDTGMFNYTNTTRHTHEVAGELIEVGVDPKGLHGRIFESKELSQIRLLGKVLGTLQVEDNGRLAHMSLTRSMLAEEGVDSVPTDEFINYPRSIKGVQAAVFFKENMDHPERINVSFRSTGGIDVNKVASRFGGGGHPQASGCTLFTNLREAREKVLNAVKEVIDRG is encoded by the coding sequence ATGGTGATGAACAAGGATAATATGAAGAATGTCATCAGGCAGTTGAAGAAGCGCGATAATTTTCTCGTAATGGCGCATGTAAATCCCGAAGGTGATTCCATAGGGAGCCAGATAGCGATGCAGCGTCTTCTTGAGAAATGGGGGAAGAAAGCGGTGGTAGTCGATCATGACGAGGTGCCAGATAACCTCAGGTTCCTCAAGGGTGCCGAGGCTATCCAGCCGGAAGTCCCCGCGGGGTTCTCCCCGGAAACTCTGGTAATACTGGATTGTCCTGTTCGTGAGCGGACCGGTGATATTCCCCGCCTCGGGGAAGAGAAAGGGTTTATCATAAACATTGATCACCACGTCAGTAACGAATACTTCGGGGATGCCAACTGGGTGGAAGCGGGAGCCAGTTCGGTGGGGGAGATGATATATATCCTGGCCAGAGAAACGAATACCGAGATTGACATCGAGATCGCCGAGGCCATTTATACCGCTATAATCACTGATACCGGCATGTTCAACTATACCAATACCACCAGGCATACACATGAAGTGGCAGGCGAGCTGATAGAGGTTGGGGTTGACCCGAAGGGGCTTCATGGCAGGATCTTCGAAAGCAAAGAACTTTCGCAGATACGCCTCCTGGGGAAGGTCCTCGGCACGCTACAGGTCGAAGATAACGGACGCCTTGCGCATATGAGCCTAACGCGCAGTATGCTCGCCGAGGAGGGTGTGGACAGCGTACCTACGGATGAATTCATTAATTATCCCCGGTCGATAAAAGGCGTTCAAGCCGCGGTATTTTTCAAGGAGAACATGGATCATCCCGAAAGGATCAACGTGAGTTTCCGTTCAACCGGCGGTATCGACGTCAATAAGGTCGCATCACGTTTTGGGGGAGGGGGTCACCCCCAGGCCTCGGGGTGCACACTTTTCACGAATCTTCGCGAGGCCAGGGAAAAAGTTCTTAACGCGGTAAAAGAAGTGATCGACCGGGGGTAG
- the rbfA gene encoding 30S ribosome-binding factor RbfA, producing MIDRMDRLQKMLKREISVILQSEIEDPRVSHVTITRVELTRDLRLAKVFYITSSEEHSAEEVGKGLKSSGGFVRRELAERITLKYIPRISFRPDRRAERAESMNNLFSKIEEELGIDAAEEEGNGDEQG from the coding sequence ATGATCGACAGAATGGACAGGCTGCAGAAAATGCTGAAAAGGGAGATATCGGTTATTCTCCAGAGCGAGATCGAGGATCCAAGGGTCAGCCATGTGACCATAACACGTGTTGAACTGACCAGGGACCTCAGGCTCGCTAAGGTCTTTTACATCACATCAAGCGAAGAACACAGCGCGGAAGAAGTGGGGAAGGGTCTTAAGAGTTCAGGCGGTTTCGTGAGAAGGGAACTTGCCGAGAGGATCACTCTTAAGTATATTCCCCGGATATCCTTCAGGCCGGACCGGAGGGCAGAACGCGCAGAATCCATGAACAACCTCTTCAGCAAGATCGAGGAGGAGCTTGGGATCGACGCTGCTGAAGAGGAAGGAAATGGTGATGAACAAGGATAA
- a CDS encoding DUF503 family protein, which yields MHIGVLRIELFLGESLSLKQKRGMLRRVKDRLRNTFNVSVAEVGHLDKWQRAVIGVVTISTDKKHLSSRMDRIMDFIEGQGTVSVLDHTTEIL from the coding sequence ATGCACATAGGAGTTCTTAGAATAGAATTGTTTTTAGGCGAAAGCCTGTCGCTTAAGCAGAAGCGTGGCATGCTAAGGAGGGTTAAGGACAGGCTGAGGAATACCTTCAACGTATCTGTCGCCGAAGTCGGGCATCTGGATAAATGGCAGAGGGCGGTCATAGGGGTCGTCACCATATCAACCGACAAGAAGCACCTTTCCTCGCGCATGGACCGGATAATGGACTTTATCGAAGGACAGGGCACGGTCAGCGTGCTGGACCATACCACTGAGATATTGTGA